A window from Solanum stenotomum isolate F172 chromosome 7, ASM1918654v1, whole genome shotgun sequence encodes these proteins:
- the LOC125871787 gene encoding uncharacterized protein LOC125871787, whose protein sequence is MDIHNIPKIVLIVALYLVVYPSGARSQWVTNQPSPLCPSQFALVNHACSLLPLNPVSPPSPPSPFLLVAPPPPPGPPERRHRRRHDHHHEYKESSAEENCCRWMKQVDSECVCDLLVRLPLFLSRPLHQYTIMVDPGCNITFECGSRGVDNHMLPPHP, encoded by the coding sequence ATGGACATACATAACATTCCGAAGATAGTATTGATTGTGGCATTATACCTAGTGGTGTACCCAAGTGGAGCAAGAAGCCAATGGGTGACTAACCAACCTAGTCCTCTCTGTCCCTCTCAATTTGCACTAGTGAACCATGCATGCTCATTGCTTCCATTAAATCCGGTGTCTCCACCATCTCCACCATCCCCTTTTCTGCTAGTTGCCCCACCACCTCCTCCCGGCCCTCCAGAAAGAAGACACAGACGCAGGCATGATCATCACCACGAGTATAAGGAAAGTTCTGCAGAAGAGAACTGCTGCAGGTGGATGAAACAAGTCGACAGCGAATGTGTTTGTGATCTGCTGGTTCGTTTGCCTCTGTTCCTGTCTAGGCCTCTCCACCAGTACACAATCATGGTTGATCCAGGTTGCAATATTACGTTCGAGTGCGGTTCGAGGGGGGTTGATAATCATATGCTACCCCCTCACCCATGA